The Terriglobales bacterium genomic sequence TCCCCTTACGCTGCCACCACTGCGCGAGCGGCGCGACGACATTCCCGTCCTGATTGAGCACTTCCAAAAACAGATCGCCCGCCAGAACAATTGGAAGCCGGCCGAATTTACAGCCGATGCCATCGCAGGATTGCAGAGGTACCCCTGGCCCGGAAACGTCCGCGAACTGCGTAACGTGATCGAGCGTCTGCTCCTATTGGCGAACAACAATGTTGTTGATGAGGCAACGGTGAGAATGGCGCTACCTGCAACGGAGAGCATGCCGGCAAGTTCTGCGCCCGATGGTCACGGCACTCTCGCTGAGCGCATGGATCAAGTCGAAAGAAGCATCATCCTGGCCGAACTCGATCGCCAAAAGCACCACATTACCAACACGGCAAAATCGCTCGGCGTGGAGCGCAGTCATCTCTACAAGAAATGCCAGCAGTTGGGGATTGATCTGGCGAAAGAAAAGAAGGGACAGGGTTAGTCGATGCATCGCAACGAACACCCCAAAGCACGTAATCATCCACCCGAGTACCTGCTTGAACCAAATCAGCAACTAACTTAGTAATCACAATTTCAACTAGCTGCCCTAAACCCGGTGCTATGTTGTAGTTGCTCTGTCGACATCCGTCACTTCGTCTGTGGTGGATAACAATTCGAAAATCTTCCGCCTCTTTGCCGTCCTGAGAACGATTGCCGAGGTCGGGCCCGTGGCCACCGCGGATCACGAATTCTCCGATGCTGCCCGGCAGATTCTCGAGCGCATCCTGCGCGCTTTTGATGCCGAGCAGGCCGCGCTCCTGCTTCTGGATGGTGCCGCTGCGAAGCTCACTTGCGTCGCTGCCACCGGATTTGCTGGCCTGACTGCTCACTGTGTGCTGCCGCTCGTTGGCGTTCCCCAGCATCACTGGAACCAGACGCGAGCACCGCGAGTAACCAACCGCCAGCAGGACATCCAGGAACTTTTCGGCTCTTCGCAGACTCCTTTCCTCAATTCCATCAAATGCTTTGCGCCGCTGCGTGTGAGTACTGGCCCGGTTGGCGCTCTCGTGCTCGGTGCACGGCAAGGCCAGGAAACCTACGGCGCCGCTGACCTCGAAGCGCTGGAGATGCTGGCTCCGCACTTGGCGTTGGTGCTGCACAATCACTCCCTCGCCGAATCACTGCGTCATCAGATCGCAGACAATCTCCGGCTGCTCAGCTCGCTTCACCATTCCTATGACGATGCTCTCGAGGCCTTCGCCACCACGATTGACTCGAAGGATACTTATCTGCGAGGACATTCGGTCCATGTTGCGCGTTTCTCTGCCGGAATCGCGACCACTTTGGGAATGAACGAGGACGAGGTTGTAGGAATTCGCGCGGCTGCCCACTTGCATGACATCGGCAAGGTCACGGTGGACAAGCAGTTTTTCGCTAAAGCCTCCACGCTGCGGCCGGAGGAGTTTCGCGCAATTGCCGACCACACTGTGATGGGCCACCAGATCGTCTCCTCAGCCCGCTTCCCTTGGCCGCAGGTACCGGAGGTCGTCCGCTGGCATCACGAACGTGCCGACGGGTCGGGGTATCCCGATCGCCTTCATAACGACGAGCTTCCGCTTTCGGTACGCATCGTCGCTGTCGCCGATACGTTTGACGCCATGACTAGTGATCGTCCATACCGGCAATCTAATTCGGTGATGAGCGTGTGTCACGAACTTGTCAGGCTATCTCCGTCGAAGTTCGATTCGAGTGTGGTGCAGGCGTTGCTGGTGCACTTACGGCGCGATCTGGAGAACAAGAGCGCCACACGGTTGCTGCCACAACAAAAGACGGCGCAGGTCACCGTGGCAGATATCGACAAGCTTTCTTGCGACCTTGTAGGACGCCTCACGGGGCATCGAGTGTATTCGGCGTGAAAATCTGCATTCGTGTTTTCCGCGATTGAGTTTGAGAAAAAAGATCGACCGCGAATCGGGGAACTCGCACCTTGTACTCAATTGAAGAGATTTGCGATGCGATGATCACTGCAGGATCGGCCGCAGCCCTTTGCCGCAGTGAACAGGATTTTCTCCTCTGTGCACTGCAGGCCGCCGGCGAGTTGCTGGAGGTGAGCTGCGTCGTCTTTTATCCCGCAACTGGCTCTCCATTTGGTCAGATCGGCACCTTGCGCGTGAACCAGCGCGCCGGCAGTGATCTTGAGACTCCCGAAAACCTCCCCACGGCCTTCAGCGATTATCTGCGCCGTCAGCCACGGCGCATCATCGTCTCCGGCGACTGGGACGCACTCAGCACACTTCTGCCCTCGTTCGACTTTTCCTGCTGTGCGTCGCTGTGGATCTCACTCGGCAACGAAGACTACACTTTCGGTACCCTGGCCTTCTTCGATCACGCCTCGCGCCGCTTCGACCGCACTCAGCAGAAGATCTCTGAACTGATCGCGCACGTGATCCGCCTGGGTTTGGAATCGCAAGCAGGCCGTCAGACGCTGCAAAGCAGCGAGGCGGCGAACTATCACGAATTCTCGAAGCTGGTGGGGGGCGTAGCCCGCGATCTCATCAATCCGGTCACGGCGATCTTTGGCTACATCGAATTGCTGAAGGCCGAATCCGTGGAGCCACGCTCGGCGCATCTGGTCACGCGCATGGAAGAGCAGATCGAAAAGGCACGCAAGGTCATCGCCACATTCTCCACCGGCTCGGAACTACAAAAACTACGGGGAAGCGATATTCCAACCGTCCCGCGGGCAGAACTCGAGCGGCCAATCGCTCCGTCTAAGCCAAAGACGGAAGCAGCGGCCACGCCGATATGGCAAACGACCACTCCACAAGCAAACGCCGGAGCACGCATTCTGCTCGTGCAGCGCAGTGAAGCCGTGCTCGAATTCCAGCGCTCGGTCCTGAGCGCCCTGGGTGCCGAAGTAATTCCCGCACTTTCCGCCAGCGACGCGCTCGATCACCTTCGAACCACAAAGATGGACGCAATCGTTCTGGATGACGAATTGGAAGAACCTCTCTCCAGCAAGCGATTGGTCTGGTGGGTCCGCGAAAACCGGCCGGAACTCGCCGAACGAATGTTGCTCACGGTGTCACGGAAGCCAAGCCGCGAAACGCGAGAGATTCTGGAAATCGCTATGCTCCCCCACGTAACTAAACCGCTCGAAGTACTGGAACTCTATTCCCGCGCCCAGCAGGTGCTGCAGTCAGGAAAGAATCCTCATCTGCTGCAGTAGGACATCCAACGTCATCTAGGCCCGAAGGGCCAAAAGAAGCAGACCAGCGGCGTGAGCCCTGGGTTCAGGTTCTATTTTGAATTCGAGTCCCGGAGGGACGGCACCTGCACGTGCCCCCGAGACAATGAGAGAGAATCTGCGAGCTCACGCAACCGATGCGACTTTCACTCCTGCACTCGCGACCAACATTCGCACTTTGTGTCTCCAAGCAAACACCAAAGCCGTTCCGATAACCGCAAGGGAAACCGCCAGGCCAGTCCACACACCCACTGCGCCAAAACCGCGCGTGAATCCTAGGTAATACCCAAGAGGCAAACCCACAACCCAATATGCGACGAACGAGCTGAACATCGGAATGCGCGTCTCGCCTGCTCCGCGTAAGGCTCCTGTCGCAACGGTCTGTAGTCCATCGAACAGCTGAAAGGCTGCGGCCACCAAAAGCAGCATCACGCCAACTCGCATCACCTGAGGATCGGGGCTGAAAGCCCGGACAATCATCCGCGGCGCAAACACGAGCACCAGCGCGGCGAGGGTCATAAATCCTGCACCCATTGACAGCGCCGCCCATCCCGCACGGCCGGCCGCGACGGGATCGCGACGTCCAATCGCCTGCCCAACGCGCACCGCCGCCGCTGAGCAAACACCCAAGGGAACCATATAGGTCAGACTCGCACAGTTGAGCGCGATCTGATGCGCAGCAACCGACGCCGCATCGAGACGCGCAATCAGCGCCGTTGCCGTCGCAAAAACGCCAATCTCGAAGAACATCTGTACGGCCACCGGCAATCCGATCCGCACCAGCTCACAGATTCGTGCAAAATCGGGACGTAGTGGACGATCGAGCAGCGGCAGATTGTGCCGACGGTGCTGCCACACTACGACCGCAAACAACACAGCCGCCATATATGTGCGCGAGATGCACGTGGACCATCCCGATCCCGCAACGCCGTATGGTGGGAATCCCAGATGCCCGTAAATGAGAATCCAGTCTCCAACCAGGTTCACAACGTTGGCCGAGATGAGCGCGAAGGTCACCGGCTTCACCAGATTCACCGCCTGAAGATAGCGGCGAAATGCGAAATACAGCAGCAAAGGAAGCGTGCTCCAATTCATTGCTCTCAAGAACGGCAACGCTTGCGCAAGAACTTCGGGATTCACTCCCATTCCGGGAAGCAGCCGCCCGATGAGCCACACAACGAACATGGAAGCCGGCGCGAGCGGAGCGACGATGTATATCGCGTTGAGCAGTGAATGGTTCGCGTCTGCTAAATCTCCAGCGCCAAAAGACTGTGAAACTTTCGTGTCCAGTGAAAACAGAACGCTGCCGCCAAACATGGCAGCCGTATAAAAGATGACGCCGCCCAGGCTGACGCCGCCGATGGCCTGAGCACTGTTGGGCATGTGGCCCACCATGATGGTGTCCACCAGGCCCATCGCCATCCACCCGATCTCAGCCAGGACGAGCGGCCACGCCAACGTAAACACGCTGCGGGCTTCCGACTTAATCTCCTGGAGAAATCTCTTGGTCATATTTATTTGCGTTCCAATTCGAATCGAACCCTGAAAATCTAAACCTGTCATTCTGAGGCCTGAAGTTGGCCGAAGAATCTCCCGCAATGCCTCGAACTGCTTTGCAACATCCCGGTTCTTCGGCCCGAGGGGTATCTTCTAAAAATCCTGAATTGAGTACTAGAGAAGATTATGGAACGAACCTAACAGACTCAGGAAAGCCCGCAATTCTTGGGGCGCTGTTGAATCGAGCCGGGATGGAAATTCAGTACATCGGAATTCTTGGTTATTTTCTCTTACTCTACCGAAAACAATCGTGCCAGTCCAAACGCAGCGGCTGCCGCGAGGCCGCCCGTGAGCGTCGTTTGTATCGCGCTGCGCAGCGGGGAGATTCCAGCAACTCGCCCCTTAATGAAACCGAAGACCGCAAGCGCCACGATCGTGATGAGCACTGACCACATCAGCGCCGAATACACGTTGTGCAGAAAGATGTAAGGCGCAAGCGGAATAAGTCCTCCCACGATATACGACGCTGCAATCGTCGACGCGCTGTTCCTCGCGCGCTGCGGCTCAGGCTTCTCCAACCCAAGCTCGAAGCGCATCATGAAATCCACCCAGGCCTGCGGCTTACGCTTCAGTGCATTCAAAACCGGCGTGCTCTCCTCCTGACTCACACCATAGGTGCTGAAGATCTCGTAAATCTCCCGCTCTTCATCCTGAACACGCTCGACGATCTCACGCTCCTCGCGCTGGCGCTCGCTGTGATAGTGACTCGCGTCACCCTTGGCCGCTAGGTATCCGCCCAGTCCCATAGCGATCGAGCCAGCCGCAATCTCGGCCGATCCTGCAAGGACGATCAGCCGAGTCTGGCTCACGGCGCCCGTCAATCCTGCCGCCAGCGCGAAGGGCACAGTTAAACCGTCGGCCATTCCAATGACAATGTCCCGTACCAGATTTCCCGAAGCAAAATGCCGCTCCACATGGAGAAGATCCGTATGTTCATGAGCCATGCAAACAAGACTAGCCGAATCCAATGACTCTGCCGAGTGTGCAAAGATGGTTCGGTTAACGTGAGTTGCGTTTAACGTGGTTCCGGCCGCCCTCGGCCGGGCTCTTCCCAAAAAGACTCCCAGACTGTTTTAGCAACAAAAGCCCCGCCGGTCCTTGCTCCGCAAAGCGGTTTTCCACAGCGAACGACGGATGAAGCCTTGAGTACGTCGACCGGTTGCGTGCAATTCACGAACAGCGTCGACTTGGTAACCGCACTCATATTCACCACGGCGCTCACGATGGTTGTTCCCGATGCGGGAAGTGTGACCGCGTTGTGTGCCAGGTCCGCGGGTGAGTAGACCAAGTGAGGCTGCGGCCGCGGCGTGATGGTCCTTCCACCCTTGTCCACATCCGGCGGAATGTTGGTCGATTGCGCTATGGCAATGAGCGCCGCACTCGCTGCAAGCAGGCCGAGCAAGATGATTCGATTCATGAAGGCTCCTTAGGTAGGAAGGTTGGATTGCACCGCAAGAAGACCAAAGCCCCGGTGCCGAGCTCGGAATCAATCGCAGCGGCCACAGAAGAGATAACCAGGATGTCACCGATCGGTTACTTTGTGGAATGTCACCGATCGGTTACTTTGACAAAGATGTCACCGATCGGTTACTTTGTGGAATGTCACCGATCGGTTACTTTACAAACAAAGCCAAGCCCGTACGCCTCAGTGAACCATCATGCTGATAAGAACACCCGCTGACCTGGGAGCCCTCATAAAAGAGAGAAGAATCGCACTCAAGCTGGACCAGGAAGCACTGGCGAAGGCCGTTGGAACCAGCCGCAAATGGATCGTTGAAGTAGAAGCCGGAAAACCCCGTGCTGCTGTTGGTTTAATCCTGAGAGCCCTTCGTTCGCTTGGCGTAACGTTGCAGGTCAACACTTCGGGCCAGCCTGAGCGTCGTCCTAAGTCCTCGCCATCGTTTCCTCAAGTGGATCTCGACGCTCATCTGGAGTCGTTCAAGCGACGCAATGACTGAAGAACTCATCGCGCTGGCAGACAATTTTGAAGTCGGGCGCGTCCTGAAGCAGGGCGGGCGTATCTCTTTTACCTACAACCACGCCTGGCAGCGCCATGCAGACGGCTTTCCCATGTCGCTTTCCATGCCGCTGATTATGACCGATCATGGCCATGCTCCGATCGAGGCATTTTTGCTAGGACTGCTGCCCGACAATGTAAACGTTCTCGACAAATGGGCTCAACGGTTCCATGTATCCGCCCGAAACCCGTTCGCTCTGATGAAACACGTAGGCGAGGACTGCGCCGGAGCCATCCAGTTCATTCGTCCCGAGCGCCGGGAACAATTACGTACCGAATCGGCAAAATCGGAGATCCAGTGGCTGACCGAGCAAGACGTCGCCGAGCGCCTGAGACTATTACGAGAGGATCACTCTGCCTGGCGAATTGCTCGGGATACCGGCCAGTTTAGCCTCGCCGGCGCCCAGCCCAAAACGGCACTCCTGTTTCGCAAAGGACGATGGGGAGTTCCCTCAGGGAGAACACCAACCACGCACATTCTGAAACCGCCAATGGGCGAGTGGGAAGGCCACGCCGAGAACGAACACTTCTGCCTGGAGCTTGCCGCCCGCATGGGTCTCATCGCCGCCAAAACCACGGTGGAGCGCTTCCAGGACGAAGTCGCGATCGTCATCGAACGCTATGACCGCATCCCAATTTCCTCAGGATTCATTCGAATCCATCAGGAAGATATATGCCAGGCCATGGGTCTGCCGCCGACGCGGAAGTACGAGAGCGAAGGCGGTCCCAATATTCAAGACATCGCAGAGCTGTTGCGAACCAACTCCAAACGCCCGGATGAAGATCTCAGCGCCTTCGTTGACGCCGTTGCGTTCAACTGGTTGATCGCAGGCACCGATGCGCACGCCAAAAACTATTCAATACTGATCGGCGCGCAGGGCACGATTCGTCTCGCTCCGCTCTACGACGTCGCCAGCATTCTTCCCTATCCGGGGATCCACGTCCCGAAACTAAAGATGGCGATGAAAATTGGAGGTCACTACGACCTGCGTATGATCGGCCTCCGCCAATGGAAGGCCATGGCAACCCAACTTCGTCTCGATGAGGAACAGCTTGTTCAACGCCTGCAAACGCTCGCAGCCGAGCTGCCCGACCAGGCAACTTCGGTGGCGCGCCGCATTGAGCGCGAACTGAAACATCCCATCATTAAGCGCCTCGCCGAAGCGGTCACAAAACGCGGCCGGCAGTGCGCGCAACTGCTCGAGGTGTGATCGCGGCGGAACTACCGCACACCTAGCGCAGCCCTTCGGCCAGTTCCTTGTAGTACTGCCAAACGCCACCCTTGTCTTGATTCAGATGGAGCAGTGCCTGCGTGCAGGCATCGACCTGATCGTCGTGCGGAGCGTTGGGGAAGCGGGTTAGCTCTTCGACAAAGTCGCCCACCCATGTGGCACAGCCTCCCCCGGCCGCGAGCTCGGGTAGAAATACATTCCGAGCTTCGAACAGCGGCGAGACCGCATGCAAACGGCCCATTTTGGAATCCGTAGGCTGCACGGCGATGATGCCGCTAATCTCCGTTCGCAGCGCCGAGATCACCGCAGGACCGTTGGCTTTGTCCTCGATCAGCTTGGCCGTGGCTTGCGGATACTTGTTCGTCATCTGCTGGATAGCCTGTTTGGTGCGGACAAAGTCCATGCGCTCGCGAACTTGATCCACCAGGTAGTAACTGCTGTTCAAGCGCAGCCAAACCTGCCCAACCACGTAGTCCGCCTCGCGAGTATCTTTAAAACTGCAATCCCAACTCTGCACCCACGTGCCTTTTGTTGCCGGCAGTTCCCGGTAGTACTGAATCCAATTGCGCTTGACGATGCCACCTTCGAGCGGCGCCGGATTCTGCTGATACTGGCCGGCATACGCCCATGAACCCATGCCGGTCTTCAGCTCAGCGAGGACTTGGTGAGAAAAGCGCTCTGGCCACAGCAACTGTCCGGCTGTGGGCTCGTAGGTATGCCCGTTGACCTCCCACCGCATGTCTTCTTCAAACTCGGCCGGAAGCTTCAGGTGCGTCCACGCGTTCGGCTCCTGACTGAGAACGTGCCCGGTGAGATCGCTGTCGTGCAGCCGCTGCATGATCAGGATGATCGTTCCCGTAGCGGGATCGTTCAGCCGTGACCGGAACGTCGCGTCAAAGTTGCGATTCGTCGCCTCACGCTCCTGGTCGCTGAACGCCTTCTTCGCGTTCATCGGATCGTCGACGATCAACTCGTCGCATCCTTTGCCGGTCGCCGATCCCGTGATCGAGGTGGAGAACATCACGCCACGGCGCGTGTTCTCGTACTGCGTCTTCAGGTTCTGATCCTTCGAGAACCTCACGCGATTTCCCCAGGCAGCGCGGTACATCGCGGAGTTGAGCACGTTCCGGCGAAACACCGAATGATCGGTGCTGAGCTCATCGGAGTAACTCACAAACATGAATCGCCGCTCTGGCTGGGTGCACCATCGCCAAACGGGATAGAACACCGTACAGAGCAGCGACTTCATGCTCCGCGGAGGGACGTTGATGATTAGCCGGCGGCACTTACCCTGCGCAACTTCGTTGAGGTAGTCGCAGAGGAGATCGAGATGCCAGTTCCATTGGAGCGTCGTGGTAGGTTCCAGAATGGACCAGAAGACGTGAACAAATGCCTTGAGGTCGCGCTCAGCTGTGTGCCTGCGCCTGAGATACCTTAGGCGCCCGAGCTTGGCTCGGTCGCCTCTTTTTGGTTTACTAGCTGATCGCCGGGATGGAGCCGAGGCGGCCTTCAAGTTCGGCGATTTGCGCGTCCAAGTCTTCGTCACTCAGCGCTTCTTCCTCAGCCGTCGGCTGGAGCCATGATTTGCTGCTCTTCGACTCTGGTTCCTCGTGCTTCACCTTCGCCAGGTCAATGGGCTGATCGCCGCACAAGGCGATGGCCGTCTTGATTGCCTGCAGACGCAGGCTCAAGGACGACTCAGGATGAACTGCGACCTCATACAGAGTCACACTCAATATCTCGCCCCAAGGATCGTCCGAACCTTCTGGTTTCTGTTTCAGCGTTCTGCGACACGCCCGCGTAAACGCCTTAGCGTCCGCGCGCGAAACGCGTTTTCTCTTCGGCTTTGCTTGTTCGTTGGTTCCGCTCATAGTGATTCCTAAATCAGTACCGGCGGCGGTAGCCGCCGGGTTGATGGGAGCGCAAGCGACTACTGCTCTCGTGACTCGCTAACCGGCAGCTACTGCCGCCGGTACCGCTGTGCTCCGGCGGACATGTTTCCGGCCGCTGACTTACCAGCAGCAGCAATAAGAGTTGACCATTCAGGCGCATAATGTGCACCTGTGATGTTTTTGATCTCACTGCGAGCTCTCACGATAGTTATCGGGATGATCCTCGCGCTAGTTCTCGTCTTCCTGATCATCCGCCGCGCCTCGTGCCGGTAATCGCAGGGTCCGCGCATGGCGGGCACTCCGGCGACGCCGAAATGCGATGGGTTAGCCGCTTTCAACGCCGTCGGAGTGTGCTTGTGGGAGTTCTCGTTAGCCGTTAGCAGCACCGCCCCCGACTTGTGCCGGCTTGTTAAGCTATTCGTCCCGTGTAGTCGGCCTCTGGAGGAACAATGCTTCACAAAATTGCGCTTTGGTTCCGGCTTTGCTGCCTAGTGTGCGTAACTTCTGTTTCTGGGGTTGCGCAGAGTGCAGCGCAGACTTCGTGCGACGCAGTTCTTAGGGACTACTTTGCATTGTTTCCAAAATCAGAGTTAGCGCTAGAGCATTTAAGAATGGAGGAGCAGTCTCATCAACAACGTGCTGAGAAACCCTACATGCAAGTTCTGCGCAATATGGGACTCAAGCAGGTGACGGCTGAGATAGACATCCTGTGGGATGGTGGCATCGTCGAAGCCCAGGCTGTGAATGTTAAATTCTCAGATTCGTACAGATACGATCACCTACCGGAGGCACAATTCAAGGACATCGATTCTGCCCAGATCGGAACGCTAAGGCGATTTTTCCGTATAGTCATGGCACAGGAAGCTAGAGAGGACCTGGTCAAAGAGATTAGAACCGGCTTTGTTGCGGGGTACAAAACCGAGCCGCTCGTGCTCGCAACGTTCGGTTACACACTCTTCGACACCCCTTGTATTCCTCCTCGTGTCTACGGCCCAGGAAGTGAAAGCATCATCACCGTAAGGGAGTTGCTGACGATGAAGCCCATCCTTTAGCTTCACCCGATTCCTCCCCATCCCTCTACTGCCGCAATCGCGCGCTTCGATCCACACGCATAAGCATGAATCGTCGCCGGCCCAATCCGCGCGCTCTCATCACGCAGATTCTCCGGACGATGAAACGCAAGCCGAATCGCTTTGCCGCGATTGATGCAGGTAGCCGCGCGATCGCGAACCATGCGGATCGCGACCTCGCGCATCACGTAATACGCGGGTTCGGCCCAGGTGGGCTGGAAGAGACGAAAAACAGGTACGCGGTTAATGGGCATGTACTTGGCCTCAGTATTTCGTTTCAAACTGGTCCCAGGTATCCCCGACAATCGGGTGATCGGGCCATCGGGTGATCGGGTGAAGTAACCGCCTGTGATTCAGGCGGTCACACGTCGCCGAATGTTCAAGAGGTGCAGGCCGATGGAAGAGAGTCTTCCGAAAATCTTTGGCAGCGCCGCTCCTGCCGGTGGTCGGCGGACCTGCCTGGGTCCGCCGAGTTCTCGTGATGTGCCGGCCCAGCTCGATCGCGCTTCGCTGGGCTTGTTTTCATTCCCCGTCTGCAGATGCTTGGTACGACGAAATGGGGTCGAAAGTCAACGGCAAAATTCCGGTTATGGAACGACGGTATCGCCGGTTTTGTGGATTTCCCGCGCATCGCCACTCTTTCTATATGCCGCCTTCCCGAATGAGGAAAAGGACTCGACTTTCCAAAAGATTCTTTTTTTCTGCGCCTCGGCTTGCCTGCCGCGCCGCTCATTCGTCGTCCTCCTCGAGCAGCGGAGCAAGCAGATCCCAGGGGATTCGGCCATGCTGCACGGCGTCAGGATCGAAGCATTCGTAAAAAGGCAATTCGCGTTGTGTGAGACCGTGTGCGAGATAGCGCCAGGTAGTTTGCCTGGAGCAGATGGGGCAAACGATTGACCAGTCTGCATCTGGCGTGTGCGAGCGCGGCAGCGCCAGGCGAACCGTGTCGCACTGAGCGCACCTCAACTCGAGATAAATGACCTCAAAAAGCGGCTGCGAGGGCTCCGAAAGTGCCTCGGAATCCCCTGAATCAGCCCCAGTTTGACTTTGAAGATCGACGAACCGGTGCTCGCCGTAGAAACAGAACGTCTCCTCGGCGCACGAGGAGCACATCGGTCCGCAGTATTCGCAGAGAAGCTGCCCTGCCGCTCCGCAGGCGACGGCATTTTCGCCGGTCGGATCGTAGCCATTCGAGCGAGCAACCTCGCAGCGAAGGCCGATCGCCGACGGCTGTCTCGCAGGAGGCTTTGCTTGCCCGATGCCAAACCCTCGTCATTACTGGCGATTTCTGCTGGTGAAGTTGAGTTGTTGTTGCGAACGACGGAATTCTGTACGTCGTTCTTCGGTGGAAAAATCTGCAGCTTGTGGTGCATAGTCGGCACTCCGCAATGGGTTGTGCCAACTACCTGATTGGTGGCGGCGGTAGGACTCGAACCTACGACCTACGGATTATGAGACCGTCGCTCTAACCACCTGAGCTACACCGCCACATAACAAATGACCTGGGATTTCGGTCGGGAGAGAGCCTGAAGAGGTGGCTTCAGGACCGCAGCCGGCTGATCGGCCGCTGCTTTTGATTGTAAGTTTTCGAGGAATGGAGCGTCAAACGGCAGAGCTTCTAAAGCTCCTGAGCTGCTAAGCAGAGACAAAAGCGAAGGCGTTTAACACGGAGGACACAGAGGTAAAACCAAAAGCTAGAACACGGATTGCACGGATCGAACGGATCTGACGGATACAACTAAATCGGGTGATTTCGTAACCGGATGATTGGGTGATTTTCAATCGCGAAATCACAAAATCACAAACTTCCTCGTCATCCGTCCGATCCGTCTAATCCGTTAAATCCGTGTTCTTGCTGT encodes the following:
- a CDS encoding helix-turn-helix domain-containing protein, which translates into the protein MLIRTPADLGALIKERRIALKLDQEALAKAVGTSRKWIVEVEAGKPRAAVGLILRALRSLGVTLQVNTSGQPERRPKSSPSFPQVDLDAHLESFKRRND
- the terL gene encoding phage terminase large subunit; amino-acid sequence: MTKTWTRKSPNLKAASAPSRRSASKPKRGDRAKLGRLRYLRRRHTAERDLKAFVHVFWSILEPTTTLQWNWHLDLLCDYLNEVAQGKCRRLIINVPPRSMKSLLCTVFYPVWRWCTQPERRFMFVSYSDELSTDHSVFRRNVLNSAMYRAAWGNRVRFSKDQNLKTQYENTRRGVMFSTSITGSATGKGCDELIVDDPMNAKKAFSDQEREATNRNFDATFRSRLNDPATGTIILIMQRLHDSDLTGHVLSQEPNAWTHLKLPAEFEEDMRWEVNGHTYEPTAGQLLWPERFSHQVLAELKTGMGSWAYAGQYQQNPAPLEGGIVKRNWIQYYRELPATKGTWVQSWDCSFKDTREADYVVGQVWLRLNSSYYLVDQVRERMDFVRTKQAIQQMTNKYPQATAKLIEDKANGPAVISALRTEISGIIAVQPTDSKMGRLHAVSPLFEARNVFLPELAAGGGCATWVGDFVEELTRFPNAPHDDQVDACTQALLHLNQDKGGVWQYYKELAEGLR
- a CDS encoding VIT1/CCC1 transporter family protein, encoding MAHEHTDLLHVERHFASGNLVRDIVIGMADGLTVPFALAAGLTGAVSQTRLIVLAGSAEIAAGSIAMGLGGYLAAKGDASHYHSERQREEREIVERVQDEEREIYEIFSTYGVSQEESTPVLNALKRKPQAWVDFMMRFELGLEKPEPQRARNSASTIAASYIVGGLIPLAPYIFLHNVYSALMWSVLITIVALAVFGFIKGRVAGISPLRSAIQTTLTGGLAAAAAFGLARLFSVE
- a CDS encoding HD domain-containing phosphohydrolase, yielding MATADHEFSDAARQILERILRAFDAEQAALLLLDGAAAKLTCVAATGFAGLTAHCVLPLVGVPQHHWNQTRAPRVTNRQQDIQELFGSSQTPFLNSIKCFAPLRVSTGPVGALVLGARQGQETYGAADLEALEMLAPHLALVLHNHSLAESLRHQIADNLRLLSSLHHSYDDALEAFATTIDSKDTYLRGHSVHVARFSAGIATTLGMNEDEVVGIRAAAHLHDIGKVTVDKQFFAKASTLRPEEFRAIADHTVMGHQIVSSARFPWPQVPEVVRWHHERADGSGYPDRLHNDELPLSVRIVAVADTFDAMTSDRPYRQSNSVMSVCHELVRLSPSKFDSSVVQALLVHLRRDLENKSATRLLPQQKTAQVTVADIDKLSCDLVGRLTGHRVYSA
- a CDS encoding MATE family efflux transporter → MTKRFLQEIKSEARSVFTLAWPLVLAEIGWMAMGLVDTIMVGHMPNSAQAIGGVSLGGVIFYTAAMFGGSVLFSLDTKVSQSFGAGDLADANHSLLNAIYIVAPLAPASMFVVWLIGRLLPGMGVNPEVLAQALPFLRAMNWSTLPLLLYFAFRRYLQAVNLVKPVTFALISANVVNLVGDWILIYGHLGFPPYGVAGSGWSTCISRTYMAAVLFAVVVWQHRRHNLPLLDRPLRPDFARICELVRIGLPVAVQMFFEIGVFATATALIARLDAASVAAHQIALNCASLTYMVPLGVCSAAAVRVGQAIGRRDPVAAGRAGWAALSMGAGFMTLAALVLVFAPRMIVRAFSPDPQVMRVGVMLLLVAAAFQLFDGLQTVATGALRGAGETRIPMFSSFVAYWVVGLPLGYYLGFTRGFGAVGVWTGLAVSLAVIGTALVFAWRHKVRMLVASAGVKVASVA
- a CDS encoding type II toxin-antitoxin system HipA family toxin, which produces MTEELIALADNFEVGRVLKQGGRISFTYNHAWQRHADGFPMSLSMPLIMTDHGHAPIEAFLLGLLPDNVNVLDKWAQRFHVSARNPFALMKHVGEDCAGAIQFIRPERREQLRTESAKSEIQWLTEQDVAERLRLLREDHSAWRIARDTGQFSLAGAQPKTALLFRKGRWGVPSGRTPTTHILKPPMGEWEGHAENEHFCLELAARMGLIAAKTTVERFQDEVAIVIERYDRIPISSGFIRIHQEDICQAMGLPPTRKYESEGGPNIQDIAELLRTNSKRPDEDLSAFVDAVAFNWLIAGTDAHAKNYSILIGAQGTIRLAPLYDVASILPYPGIHVPKLKMAMKIGGHYDLRMIGLRQWKAMATQLRLDEEQLVQRLQTLAAELPDQATSVARRIERELKHPIIKRLAEAVTKRGRQCAQLLEV